The genome window CTGcataaatttttttttttttaaactgccttTCACTTTAAATTTGAGATTGTGTTTTAATTTGATCCCAGACGAATTGCATCTTTCTATATCATCAGCAAATCGCCTTTTCCTGCTTGGTAAGTGAAAAGCAAGTGTTTTatggtcctctgtgtgtgtgtgtgtgtgtgtgtgtgtaagtgcatCTGCTGGGAGTGACTGCGGAGGATGAGAGGGACTGGGCTCAGTGCGCTGGAGTCCTAGGACGGACGAGAGAACGGAGAGGAGTTGAAAGAACCGGTGGCAAGGAGGAGTTAAACTGCTGCAAAGGGTAAATGCCAAGTGGCACACAATGAATACATAAAATGACGGCCATGTTGGAAATATTAGAACGAATAAGAGTGTCCATTTAaaaaaggttgaatcatgataaTGTCCGCCACATACATTTTGTGagtagtttatctttaaaatagtTTATGAAGCAACTTTCCTAGACAGAAGAGAATGAACCAAGCTACAGCCATGCGGATATGGTCTTTGGTGCCCCCTGGTGGTACGTCGCGAGGCAGACCAAAAACACTACTTTGCACCTGTCATTTAACCATTTCTCTAGTTCTGGAGAACGAGCCAACCCATGAAATATACACTCATTCTACGAACAACAGAATACACACATTCCCCATATTTTATTATTTCCATTTAAGGCACATTGTTCTCGCCAAAGTCCTTGACAGGTGAGGCAATCTGGGTAATCCTGACAAAGTAAACCCCtgattacaacacacacacacacacacctcttcgaTAGACACATATAGGATCATTAAAATATGAGAGGAAACAGACTCCTAATAATCACATCCTTCATTATTAACCCAATCTCATACATGCTGTACATACAATACACACCCTGCAGTGTCTTCCTGATCACTAATTACTACATTACTGCAATGTCTCTCTGGGTTCTCGTCTCCTTCTTGGCTCTGCCTTTTGTAGCAGACTTATAAAGTGGCAAGTGGTCAACCATTGCTATTCTATTCACGTCCCTGTGTGCTGTGAccatgtccttctgtagctcagttggtagagcatggcgcttgtaacgccagggtagtgggttcgattccctggACCACCCACAcatatagaatgtatgcacacatgactgtaagtcgctttggataaaagcgtctgctaaatggcatatattattattattattattaaaacatcacaactgatgatgatgatagaaGTTTCATATAGTTGATTGATTGGAGTAGTATTAGAAGGTTAGTTTGGGTGCCAGTCTTCCTGCTCAACTCCCTATGGAATTGTGACACAGCCCCCCctgctctattctctcctctgctGCCACAGGCAGGACCAGGTGGGAGATGCGGCTCCACAGACCACTGAACTTGTCCAGGTCCATCAAGTCAAAGGCGGCCGGCTGGTCAGAGGAGAGGAACTTGTCCTGCAGGTGGTCATCCACCATCTCCTCCACGGCACTCAGTCCCAGGCTGGCCGGCAGCTCCTCCTCACCCCCCCAGCAGCACGGTGAAGATGAGCAAGGCCTCTTTGTAGGCTGCATTCTCGTGGTCACAGTAGCGGTAGAATATGATCGTGGAACCCGGGGGCAGCTCCTCAAAGCGATGGATGACTGCTACGGACCGGTTTCCCTCGAAGGCTTCCCCCAGCTGGGTGTCGATGTCCAGCTTGACCTGGTCGCTGTCCTGGCCAGCTCTGctggccccgtcgatgtggaggATGGACGAGGTGTTGAAGGCAGAGGAGAAGGCGGAGGCCAGATGCAGGGCAAGGCAGTGCAGCGTCTTCACCCCCCTGCGGCCTGCTGTCAGCATCAGGCTGACTGGCTCCGTGGGCCGGGCCGTCTGGAGGTGCCTCTCCAGGTGGATCCTGCTCCTCCTCCACAGCTCAGAGCGCTGCCCAGGGAAAGCCACCTCCACCTTCTTCAATGCTCTGTGGAAGGTCTCTGTTCGGTTGAACACTGTGTTCTCAGGGGAAGACTTAGGGATGAAGctcacagccacagccacagccaccaGCAACACTACAAGCCCAGTGAGCATCGAATTTGTCACATAACCTGTAGAAAAAGCAGAAACAGGCTTGTTATTTGTGGTTCTGATTTCCATGGTTTAGAATTAGTCATGagggagaatatatatatattttttttaaacactataGCCTATTTCCTTGAATTGCAAGTGCCACATCAAATCAGTCAGAGACTACCTAGTGTCTACTAACCAATGAAAACAGAAAGGAAGTGGCAGTCTTACGGGATGGATATTCACCTTCTTTAGTAGCCCTCTGGTCTGTGATGAGGAGTGGAATCTGGGGCTCTACAGATCCATCCTTATCTTCCTCTTCAGAGCCTCTCTCACTGCTCTCCACTTGGGCAGTGGTGTTGTTCTCCTCAGGATCACAGCCTGGCTGTTCCATCACTGCAGCAGAAGGCCCCGTCTCCTTTTTAACTAGAGCTACAGGAAACACAGAGGATGAACACAACAAGCAGTGCCTGGTGAAAGTACACTCACCTcttgcacctctctgattcagaggggttgggtttaatgcagaagacacatttcagttgaatacattcagatGACATTTACTTGTTGGCCTAAATTACAAACTAGATTgggtcaaatccaatacaacagagTAAAACCCTTTGCATGTTCAAGTAttgtgatggcagcatcatgttatgggtatgcttgtcaccagCAGGGACTAGGGAGTTTGTCAGGATCAGAAGAAATATGAAAGGAACAAAGCCCAGGTAAAACATTAAGAGAAAAACCCACATTAGTCTTCTGAAAACTAAAACTATCCCAGGTTTAGAATTAAACTAAATATATTGCCAAGGAcacaccagaatggctttccaGTAGGTTGAGTGTTCCagtctcagtcctgacttaaAATTGCTTGAAAATCTGAGACAAGTTTCaatattgctgtccatcaatgattccGAACCAATTGAACTGAGCTGGAGCAAATTTGACAAAAACTATGGATACACAGTGTAAAAAAactattaagaacacctgctctttccatgacagactgaccaggtgaaggctttgatccctcattgatgtcacctgttaaatccacttcaatcactgTATCAATACTAGgaagatgttcttaatgttttgtgcatcACTGGTTTTGGACATGAGGCCATAGCCAATATGCACATCACATACACTTTGTCATGTaggatattttttaaatgtaggcAACATTAAACCTGTATTTAAACATGATTCCAATGTTGGCCTCGCTGATCCAATTCTGATCCTAGAAATTCCTTGAGATTGTGAAGTGATTTTTTTATACATATCCATTTGGAAAACTGAAATGTATATTTTTTGGGTCCAACAATTTTAAAAACTTGTCCTGGAAAGAGGACAAGTGTTAATGTCAAGACCTGCAATAAGACAGAATCAGGGAATTAGATGGTGCCATTGTTTGGGGGAGAAACATTCCACTTTTCTCACCTTCGGTATGAAGATCCTCCAAGTTCTGGCTCCCCTGACCACTTGATGTATTTGGGGGTAAAGAGGAATCCTGGTTCTGGTTGCTCTGCTCTGCAGGAGTATCTATATCTGTGGTTCTCTGCTCTGCAGGAGTATCTATATCTGTGGTTCTCTGCTCTGCAGGAGTATATATATCTGTGGTTCTCTGCTCTGCAGGAGTATCTATATCTGTGGTTCTCTGCTCTGCAGGAGTATCTATATCTGTGGTTCTCTGCTCTGCAGGAGTATCTATATCTGTGGTTCTCTGCTCTGCAGGAGTATCTATATCTGTGGTTCTCTGCTCTGCAGGAGTATCTATATCTGTGGTTCTCTGCTCTGCAGGAGTATCTATATCTGTGGTTCTCTGCTCTGCAGGAGTATCTATATCTGCGGTTCTCTGCTCTGCCTGAGCATCTTTCTCTGTAGAGTGGCTCTCACTGCTCTCCACTTGGGCAGTGGTGTTGTTCTCCTCAGGATCACGGCCTGGCTGTTCCATCACTGCAGCAGAAGGCCCCGTCTCCTTTTTAACTAGAGTTACAGGAAACACAGAGGATGAACACAACTTGGCGGAGGCATCGTTGGCAGCCATTGCTGAAGTAAATCATTTTGAATAAGATTCTACCAACCTCCCACAACTCTTAGGGAAAcatacagtgtacaaaacattacatcTAAAAAGGGATTTGATGTGCCCCTGGTGACTCGTTGGGCAggtcgcaccaccctctggagagccctgcggt of Oncorhynchus gorbuscha isolate QuinsamMale2020 ecotype Even-year linkage group LG15, OgorEven_v1.0, whole genome shotgun sequence contains these proteins:
- the LOC123996565 gene encoding LOW QUALITY PROTEIN: torsin-1A-interacting protein 2-like (The sequence of the model RefSeq protein was modified relative to this genomic sequence to represent the inferred CDS: deleted 1 base in 1 codon); this translates as MEPLTVKKETGPSAAVMEQPGRDPEENNTTAQVESSESHSTEKDAQAEQRTADIDTPAEQRTTDIDTPAEQRTTDIDTPAEQRTTDIDTPAEQRTTDIDTPAEQRTTDIDTPAEQRTTDIDTPAEQRTTDIYTPAEQRTTDIDTPAEQRTTDIDTPAEQSNQNQDSSLPPNTSSGQGSQNLEDLHTEALVKKETGPSAAVMEQPGCDPEENNTTAQVESSERGSEEEDKDGSVEPQIPLLITDQRATKEGYVTNSMLTGLVVLLVAVAVAVSFIPKSSPENTVFNRTETFHRALKKVEVAFPGQRSELWRRSRIHLERHLQTARPTEPVSLMLTAGRRGVKTLHCLALHLASAFSSAFNTSSILHIDGASRAGQDSDQVKLDIDTQLGEAFEGNRSVAVIHRFEELPPGSTIIFYRYCDHENAAYKEALLIFTVLLGGEEELPASLGLSAVEEMVDDHLQDKFLSSDQPAAFDLMDLDKFSGLWSRISHLVLPVAAEERIEQGGLCHNSIGS